The Xiphophorus couchianus chromosome 5, X_couchianus-1.0, whole genome shotgun sequence genome includes a region encoding these proteins:
- the trmo gene encoding tRNA (adenine(37)-N6)-methyltransferase isoform X2 produces MSPLCEHCGENMKKIHQQVSVMRKEIKNLRQTLDGAVRAHRKQLMSIQAAVSKADFSGHSKKDCTSSLSAPDALEQGNIQTVPIGYISSCFSVKNGTPRQPTICGPSRAQLRIQQSVFNNPEHALVGLGQYSHVWIIFLFHKNGHQSYKAKVKPPRLNGQRVGVYSTRSPHRPNSLGLTLAKLDKIQGDTLHLSDIDMIAGTPVLDIKPYIPEYDSLNTRTRLESNPDLQTVSEEKEVNISSFHLEDKTDEILHLRQKSEAGVCLTPPPTQFFLPKEAVSLLKEVESYVNEADLAPPDCEDKNKVLDCGKAEPAAEIVHRPNYGSETIADWIREPPVSSLDVRFTPEAQKQLEAFLPAHSSEPSECDRPRFRFLRSPEEAGAAIRAVLSADPRSVYRRTRCKDRLFFFSLDTADVTCWFGQGFAEVLEVRPVGPPGPEDQCQ; encoded by the exons ATGAGTCCGCTGTGTGAACACTGCGGGGAGAACATGAAGAAGATACATCAACAAGTTTCTGTTATgcggaaagaaataaaaaatctgag ACAGACGCTGGACGGGGCTGTCAGAGCGCATCGCAAACAACTGATGTCGATTCAGGCTGCTGTGTCAAAGGCTGACTTTTCTGGCCACAGTAAAAAAGATTGCACATCTTCGTTATCAGCGCCAGACGCATTAGAACAAG GAAACATCCAGACTGTGCCGATCGGTTACATCAGCTCCTGTTTTTCCGTGAAGAACGGGACGCCCAGGCAGCCGACTATCTGCGGCCCGTCACGGGCTCAGCTGCGAATCCAGCAGAGCGTTTTCAACAACCCTGAGCATGCGCTGGTGGGCCTCGGGCAGTACTCGCACGTCTG gattattttccttttccatAAAAACGGACATCAGAGTTACAAAGCCAAGGTGAAACCTCCCAGGCTGAACGGTCAGAGAGTCGGAGTTTACTCGACACGAAGTCCACACCGACCAAACTCCCTTGGACTGACACTGGCCAAGCTGGATAAAATTCAAG gTGACACGCTGCATCTCTCAGATATTGATATGATTGCCGGCACTCCCGTCCTGGACATTAAACCGTACATCCCAGAATACGACTCTCTCAACACGAGGACGCggctggaatcaaacccagatCTACAGACTGTGTCTGAAGAGAAGGAGGTGAACATCTCAAGCTTTCATCTAGAAGACAAAACAGATGAGATTCTTCACCTGAGACAGAAATCGGAAGCAGGTGTTTGTTTAACGCCGCCACCGACTCAGTTTTTTCTACCCAAAGAAGCTGTTAGTTTGCTGAAAGAAGTGGAGTCTTATGTAAACGAAGCAGATCTGGCACCACCTGACTGtgaggacaaaaacaaagtgttaGACTGTGGAAAAGCCgaaccagcagcagaaatcGTGCACCGGCCCAATTATGGCAGTGAAACCATCGCCGACTGGATCAGAGAGCCTCCGGTTTCCAGTCTGGATGTGCGTTTCACCCCTGAAGCTCAGAAACAACTGGAGGCGTTCCTTCCTGCACATTCATCTG AACCGTCTGAGTGCGACAGACCCAGGTTTAGGTTTCTGCGCAGTCCAGAGGAGGCCGGCGCCGCCATCAGGGCTGTGCTGTCAGCAGACCCCAGGTCAGTTTACAGGAGAACCCGATGCAAAGACagactcttcttcttctctctggaCACGGCGGACGTCACCTGCTGGTTTGGACAGGGGTTCGCTGAGGTTCTGGAGGTCCGACCTGTGGGACCACCTGGACCTGAAGATCAGTGTcagtaa
- the trmo gene encoding tRNA (adenine(37)-N6)-methyltransferase isoform X1 has product MSPLCEHCGENMKKIHQQVSVMRKEIKNLRQTLDGAVRAHRKQLMSIQAAVSKADFSGHSKKDCTSSLSAPDALEQGNIQTVPIGYISSCFSVKNGTPRQPTICGPSRAQLRIQQSVFNNPEHALVGLGQYSHVWIIFLFHKNGHQSYKAKVKPPRLNGQRVGVYSTRSPHRPNSLGLTLAKLDKIQGDTLHLSDIDMIAGTPVLDIKPYIPEYDSLNTRTRLESNPDLQTVSEEKEVNISSFHLEDKTDEILHLRQKSEAGVCLTPPPTQFFLPKEAVSLLKEVESYVNEADLAPPDCEDKNKVLDCGKAEPAAEIVHRPNYGSETIADWIREPPVSSLDVRFTPEAQKQLEAFLPAHSSGKTTEPSECDRPRFRFLRSPEEAGAAIRAVLSADPRSVYRRTRCKDRLFFFSLDTADVTCWFGQGFAEVLEVRPVGPPGPEDQCQ; this is encoded by the exons ATGAGTCCGCTGTGTGAACACTGCGGGGAGAACATGAAGAAGATACATCAACAAGTTTCTGTTATgcggaaagaaataaaaaatctgag ACAGACGCTGGACGGGGCTGTCAGAGCGCATCGCAAACAACTGATGTCGATTCAGGCTGCTGTGTCAAAGGCTGACTTTTCTGGCCACAGTAAAAAAGATTGCACATCTTCGTTATCAGCGCCAGACGCATTAGAACAAG GAAACATCCAGACTGTGCCGATCGGTTACATCAGCTCCTGTTTTTCCGTGAAGAACGGGACGCCCAGGCAGCCGACTATCTGCGGCCCGTCACGGGCTCAGCTGCGAATCCAGCAGAGCGTTTTCAACAACCCTGAGCATGCGCTGGTGGGCCTCGGGCAGTACTCGCACGTCTG gattattttccttttccatAAAAACGGACATCAGAGTTACAAAGCCAAGGTGAAACCTCCCAGGCTGAACGGTCAGAGAGTCGGAGTTTACTCGACACGAAGTCCACACCGACCAAACTCCCTTGGACTGACACTGGCCAAGCTGGATAAAATTCAAG gTGACACGCTGCATCTCTCAGATATTGATATGATTGCCGGCACTCCCGTCCTGGACATTAAACCGTACATCCCAGAATACGACTCTCTCAACACGAGGACGCggctggaatcaaacccagatCTACAGACTGTGTCTGAAGAGAAGGAGGTGAACATCTCAAGCTTTCATCTAGAAGACAAAACAGATGAGATTCTTCACCTGAGACAGAAATCGGAAGCAGGTGTTTGTTTAACGCCGCCACCGACTCAGTTTTTTCTACCCAAAGAAGCTGTTAGTTTGCTGAAAGAAGTGGAGTCTTATGTAAACGAAGCAGATCTGGCACCACCTGACTGtgaggacaaaaacaaagtgttaGACTGTGGAAAAGCCgaaccagcagcagaaatcGTGCACCGGCCCAATTATGGCAGTGAAACCATCGCCGACTGGATCAGAGAGCCTCCGGTTTCCAGTCTGGATGTGCGTTTCACCCCTGAAGCTCAGAAACAACTGGAGGCGTTCCTTCCTGCACATTCATCTGGTAAGACAACTG AACCGTCTGAGTGCGACAGACCCAGGTTTAGGTTTCTGCGCAGTCCAGAGGAGGCCGGCGCCGCCATCAGGGCTGTGCTGTCAGCAGACCCCAGGTCAGTTTACAGGAGAACCCGATGCAAAGACagactcttcttcttctctctggaCACGGCGGACGTCACCTGCTGGTTTGGACAGGGGTTCGCTGAGGTTCTGGAGGTCCGACCTGTGGGACCACCTGGACCTGAAGATCAGTGTcagtaa